In the Aliarcobacter cryaerophilus genome, one interval contains:
- a CDS encoding nickel-dependent hydrogenase large subunit, translating to MTKKHLVVDPITRIEGHLRIEAIIDENNVITDAYSSSTMFRGIEEILKGRDPRDCGLLAMRICGVCTGTHYQRSIEAVENAFSVTIPKNARLVRNLIQGALYLHDHVVHFYHLHALDWVDITKALEADPKATVAEAQKWAGLSGQRAWNASEDVYIQVKERVQKYIKQGRLGIFGNAYWGSEGFKLTPEQNLIGLSHYLDALELQRDLAKMMAIFGGKNPHPQSFVVGGVTCVQDIKNPARIAEFKQLLKRGRKFIKEAYLPDVYMAGTMYGEEALNGTGGGLGNYMSYGGFNLDDLPFYKSKKLFPAGIVKNKDLSKVYEVDEAKITEDVTHAWYKGNTNLHPFDGVTEPNYTGFGKKENNIAYLDTQNKYSWIKSPLYNDERMEVGPLARMVVGFASNDELIKKYVTNFLTNANLPATVLFSTVGRTAARAIESELMADVMMDWVDELALNAANGDLSTWTEFDFNTVAKDAKGIGLEEAPRGALGHWVKIKDGKVVNYQTVVPSTWNAAPRDYKGRMGAYEAALIGTKVANVEQPLEILRTIHSFDPCIACAVHLIDTNGKELGVYKVNPI from the coding sequence ATGACAAAAAAACATTTAGTAGTAGATCCAATTACAAGGATTGAAGGACATCTTAGAATTGAAGCAATTATAGATGAGAACAATGTTATTACAGATGCTTACTCATCTTCTACAATGTTTAGAGGAATTGAAGAGATTTTAAAAGGAAGAGATCCTAGAGATTGTGGACTTCTTGCAATGAGAATTTGTGGAGTTTGTACAGGAACTCACTATCAAAGAAGTATTGAAGCTGTTGAAAATGCTTTTAGTGTAACTATTCCTAAAAATGCGAGATTAGTACGAAATCTTATTCAAGGTGCTTTATATCTTCATGACCACGTTGTTCACTTTTATCATCTACATGCACTTGATTGGGTTGATATTACAAAAGCACTTGAGGCAGACCCAAAAGCTACTGTTGCTGAAGCTCAAAAATGGGCAGGACTTTCAGGACAAAGAGCTTGGAATGCTTCTGAAGATGTATATATTCAAGTAAAAGAGAGAGTTCAAAAATATATAAAACAAGGAAGACTTGGTATTTTTGGAAATGCTTATTGGGGTAGTGAAGGTTTTAAATTAACTCCTGAACAAAACTTAATCGGTCTTTCTCACTATCTTGATGCTCTTGAATTACAAAGAGATTTAGCAAAAATGATGGCTATTTTTGGTGGAAAAAATCCTCATCCTCAATCTTTTGTTGTTGGTGGAGTTACTTGTGTTCAAGATATAAAAAATCCTGCAAGAATTGCTGAATTTAAACAACTTCTTAAAAGAGGAAGAAAGTTTATTAAAGAGGCTTATTTACCAGATGTTTATATGGCTGGAACAATGTATGGTGAAGAGGCATTAAATGGAACAGGTGGTGGATTAGGAAACTATATGAGTTATGGTGGATTTAATTTAGATGATTTACCATTTTATAAATCTAAAAAATTATTCCCTGCTGGAATTGTAAAAAACAAAGATTTAAGTAAAGTTTATGAAGTAGATGAAGCAAAAATTACTGAAGATGTTACTCATGCTTGGTATAAAGGAAATACAAATCTTCATCCTTTTGATGGAGTTACAGAGCCAAACTATACAGGTTTTGGTAAAAAAGAGAATAATATTGCTTATTTAGATACTCAAAATAAATACTCTTGGATTAAATCTCCACTTTATAATGATGAAAGAATGGAAGTAGGACCACTTGCTAGAATGGTTGTTGGATTTGCTAGTAATGATGAGTTAATTAAAAAATATGTTACAAATTTTTTAACTAATGCAAATCTTCCTGCAACAGTTTTATTTTCAACTGTAGGAAGAACAGCTGCAAGAGCAATTGAAAGTGAACTTATGGCTGATGTTATGATGGATTGGGTAGATGAGTTAGCATTAAATGCTGCAAATGGTGATTTATCAACATGGACAGAGTTTGATTTTAATACAGTTGCAAAAGATGCAAAAGGAATTGGTCTTGAAGAGGCACCAAGAGGTGCATTAGGACACTGGGTAAAAATTAAAGATGGTAAAGTTGTGAACTATCAAACTGTTGTTCCTTCAACTTGGAATGCAGCGCCAAGAGATTATAAAGGAAGAATGGGAGCTTATGAAGCTGCTTTAATTGGTACAAAAGTTGCAAATGTTGAGCAACCTTTAGAGATTTTAAGAACTATTCATAGTTTTGATCCTTGTATTGCTTGTGCAGTTCACCTAATTGATACAAATGGTAAAGAGCTTGGTGTTTATAAAGTAAATCCAATTTAA
- a CDS encoding hydrogenase small subunit: MNDNIERVREVFTQKSTRVDTNKGDEFYKSLFEKSKARLKSLREQKPLRDIDMMEVIETEGVNRRDFMKWVSATTATLMLPPMFAPLVAEATELMNRVPVIWIELQDCAGNTEALLRSSAPTVDDLLFDVLSLEFHHALMACAGNDAEHQLDDAVEHFKGKYLLFVEGSIPTAMNGNYGTIGPSGETFQEHLARLSKDAAAVVAVGTCATFGGVPAASPNPTGAVGVMDLVKGKPIVNIPACPANPANMVGVVLHYVLTGQVPELDSLLRPKFAFGYRIHDNCERRAHFDAGEFVEEWGDEGAKNNWCLYKVGCKGPMTFNNCSIIRYNDGANWPVGVGRGCIGCSEPDFWDKYAYERPMAIARIKAPTGGVEKTVDEFGLGLLTATALGIGVHAIASVVAGKKSNENEER, translated from the coding sequence ATGAATGATAACATTGAGCGAGTAAGAGAAGTTTTTACTCAAAAATCAACTAGAGTTGATACAAATAAGGGAGATGAGTTTTATAAATCATTATTTGAAAAATCAAAAGCTAGATTAAAATCTTTAAGAGAGCAAAAACCTCTTAGAGATATAGATATGATGGAGGTTATTGAAACTGAAGGGGTAAACAGAAGAGATTTTATGAAGTGGGTTAGTGCAACAACTGCAACACTTATGCTTCCACCTATGTTTGCTCCTTTAGTTGCAGAGGCTACTGAACTTATGAATAGGGTTCCAGTAATTTGGATAGAGTTACAAGATTGTGCTGGAAATACAGAAGCTCTTTTAAGAAGTTCTGCTCCAACTGTTGATGATTTATTATTTGATGTTTTAAGTTTAGAGTTTCACCATGCTTTAATGGCATGTGCAGGAAATGATGCTGAGCATCAGTTAGATGATGCTGTTGAACATTTCAAAGGAAAATATTTACTTTTTGTTGAAGGTTCAATTCCAACTGCTATGAATGGAAATTATGGGACAATTGGACCATCTGGTGAAACTTTTCAAGAACATTTAGCAAGATTGTCAAAAGATGCAGCAGCTGTTGTAGCTGTTGGAACATGTGCTACTTTTGGTGGAGTTCCAGCTGCTTCTCCAAATCCAACTGGTGCTGTTGGAGTTATGGATTTAGTAAAAGGAAAACCAATTGTTAATATTCCAGCTTGTCCAGCAAACCCAGCAAATATGGTTGGTGTTGTACTTCATTATGTTTTAACTGGTCAAGTTCCTGAACTTGATTCACTTTTAAGACCAAAATTTGCATTTGGATATAGAATTCATGATAACTGTGAAAGAAGAGCTCACTTTGATGCTGGAGAGTTCGTAGAAGAGTGGGGAGATGAAGGAGCTAAAAACAACTGGTGTTTATACAAAGTTGGTTGTAAAGGACCAATGACATTTAATAACTGTTCAATTATTAGATATAACGATGGTGCAAACTGGCCAGTTGGTGTAGGACGAGGATGTATTGGATGTAGTGAACCAGATTTTTGGGACAAATATGCTTATGAAAGACCAATGGCAATAGCAAGAATTAAAGCACCAACTGGTGGAGTTGAAAAAACTGTTGATGAATTTGGTCTAGGACTTTTAACAGCAACTGCTCTTGGTATTGGAGTTCATGCAATTGCAAGTGTAGTTGCTGGTAAAAAATCAAATGAAAATGAGGAGAGATAA
- a CDS encoding cytochrome b/b6 domain-containing protein, with translation MSKNIEIKRMTGTMRIVHWVTFFSMITAVITGLYIGHPYYQTFIADPAVDKYVMAWNRWAHFIVAIIFDVTAVLVGYLYFFSRFEKPYKKLIPNKQNIVEFFEVLLNLITLNRRKKFDSSHSDSFNIVFFTIFHLLLVFMLFTGLQLYVHGLASGHSSIGAWWPAMLHLVTDWTLYVFGGNMGVRIAHHYAMYFILAWVMFHIYYQVWRTIFWKEGDIAIVIGGSKFVKEEEK, from the coding sequence ATGTCAAAAAATATAGAAATAAAAAGAATGACAGGAACTATGAGAATAGTTCACTGGGTTACATTTTTTAGTATGATAACAGCTGTAATCACGGGCTTATATATTGGTCATCCATATTATCAAACATTTATAGCAGATCCTGCTGTTGATAAATATGTTATGGCATGGAATAGATGGGCTCACTTTATAGTTGCTATTATATTTGATGTAACAGCCGTTTTAGTTGGATATTTATATTTCTTTTCAAGATTTGAGAAGCCTTATAAAAAACTAATACCAAATAAACAAAATATTGTTGAATTTTTTGAAGTATTGTTAAATTTAATAACACTTAATAGAAGAAAAAAGTTTGATTCAAGCCATAGTGATAGTTTTAATATTGTATTTTTTACAATATTTCATCTACTTTTAGTGTTTATGCTATTTACTGGACTTCAGCTTTATGTTCATGGTCTTGCATCAGGACATAGCTCAATAGGTGCTTGGTGGCCAGCAATGCTTCATTTAGTTACTGATTGGACTTTATATGTTTTTGGTGGAAATATGGGAGTTAGAATTGCTCATCATTATGCTATGTATTTTATATTAGCTTGGGTAATGTTTCATATTTATTATCAAGTTTGGAGAACAATTTTCTGGAAAGAGGGTGATATTGCTATTGTAATTGGTGGAAGTAAGTTTGTAAAAGAAGAGGAGAAATAG